TGGACGACGGCTCGGTGCTGCCGGACGTCGCCTACCTGACCTCCGCCCAGCTGGGCCGCCCCTTCCCGGTCCGCTGGATCGAGGTGCCGGACCGCGACGCGCGGACCACGTCGGTGCGCGAGCAGTTCGCCGACGGCCAGGTCACCCGCGGACGCAAGTTCGAAGGCGTGTGGGCCACCGACGAGGGCGTATACGTGGTCAACTCCTACGCCTGGGACGACGGTGACCTGCCGGCCGACGCGGCGCCGCACGACGGCATGGTCTGGTTCTACAACTACAAGGCGCAGACCATCCAGCTCGTGACGTACTTCCCGCACCAGACCGCAGCCGAGGAAGGGTCGCCGGTCAAGTACACCGACCTCACCTTCGACGGCCCGGACAACGTGACAGTCACCCCGTGGGGAAGCCTCGTGCTCGCCGAGGACGGCAAGGGCGCCTCGCACGTGCTCAGCACGATCCCGGGTGGCCCGACGTACGCGATCGCCCGCAACCAGCTCAACGACTCGGAGTTCTGCGGACCGACCTTCTCCGCCGACGGCAAGGTGCTCTTCGTCAACATGCAGGACCCGGGTCTCACCCTGGCCATCACCGGCCCGTGGGAGACGTACCTGGGCTGACGGAGCCGGACCGACCGGTGGGGTCAGGCCATTCCGCCTGCCCCCACCGCAGGTACGACGCCAGGTTCGTCCGACACCCGGAAGTGGCGCGGTCCTCGGGTCACGAACCGTCCGGAGGATTGGCCGGCTGCTGTCCCGGCCAGAACGGCCACTCCTCGAACGACCGGCAACGTCCGTCGTCCGCGAATCGCATGATCCACAGGTCGCGGTACTCCTGGTTGACCGGGTCGCCGTAGCGGACCTCCTGGCGCGACACCGCGGTGTCGCCGTCGACCGCGACGATCTCCCTGGTCATCTGGAACACCTCGTCGGGACCATTGCGCTGCT
Above is a window of Micromonospora coriariae DNA encoding:
- a CDS encoding YybH family protein; the protein is MNRNHVADWLAAYEQVWRTPGTDALVTLFTEDASYQQGPYWTPVVGLPAIARMWEEQRNGPDEVFQMTREIVAVDGDTAVSRQEVRYGDPVNQEYRDLWIMRFADDGRCRSFEEWPFWPGQQPANPPDGS